In Streptomyces violaceusniger Tu 4113, one DNA window encodes the following:
- a CDS encoding TIGR03960 family B12-binding radical SAM protein codes for MSVESVFPQLEALLPHVQKPIQYVGGELNSTVKSWESCDVRWSLMYPDAYEVGLPNQGVMILYEVLNEREGVLAERTYSVWPDLEELMREHKVPQFTVDSHRPVSAFDFLGVSFSTELGYTNLLTALDLAGVPLDAVDRTEDHPVVVAGGHAAFNPEPIADFIDCAVIGDGEQAVLDMTAILRAWKAEGRPGGRDELLFRLARTGSVYVPKFYDVEYLADGRIARVVPNRSGVPWRVSKHTVMDLDEWPYPKQPLVPLAETVHERMSVEIFRGCTRGCRFCQAGMITRPVRERSITGIGEMVEKGLKATGFEEVGLLSLSSADHTEIGDVAKGLADRYEKDKIGLSLPSTRVDAFNIDLANELTRNGRRSGLTFAPEGGSERIRKVINKMVSEEDLIRTVATAYGNGWRQVKLYFMCGLPTETDDDVLQIADMATKVIAKGREVSGKNDIRCTVSIGGFVPKPHTPFQWAPQLSAEETDARLEKLREKIRGDKKYGRSIGFRYHDGKPGIVEGLLSRGDRRVGAVIRAVYEDGGRFDGWREHFSYDRWMECAERALPQFGLDLDWYTTRERTYEEVLPWDHLDSGLDKDWLWEDWQDSLDETEVEDCRWTPCFDCGVCPQMQTEIQIGPTGRKLLPLSVK; via the coding sequence ATGTCTGTCGAGTCGGTCTTCCCACAGCTCGAGGCCCTGCTGCCGCATGTGCAGAAGCCTATCCAGTACGTAGGTGGCGAGCTCAATTCCACTGTCAAGTCGTGGGAGAGCTGCGACGTCCGCTGGTCGCTCATGTACCCGGACGCCTACGAGGTCGGTCTCCCCAACCAGGGCGTCATGATCCTTTATGAGGTCCTCAACGAGCGCGAGGGTGTGCTCGCCGAGCGCACCTACAGCGTGTGGCCGGACCTCGAGGAGCTGATGCGCGAGCACAAGGTGCCGCAGTTCACCGTGGATTCGCACCGCCCGGTGTCCGCGTTCGACTTCCTCGGCGTCTCCTTCTCCACCGAGCTGGGGTACACCAACCTGCTCACCGCACTCGACCTCGCCGGGGTCCCCCTGGACGCCGTGGACCGCACCGAGGACCACCCCGTCGTGGTCGCGGGCGGCCATGCCGCGTTCAACCCGGAGCCGATCGCCGACTTCATCGACTGCGCGGTGATCGGCGACGGTGAGCAGGCCGTGCTCGACATGACCGCGATCCTCCGCGCCTGGAAGGCCGAGGGCCGCCCGGGCGGCCGCGATGAGCTGCTCTTCCGTCTCGCGCGTACCGGCAGCGTCTACGTCCCGAAGTTCTACGACGTGGAGTACCTGGCCGACGGGCGGATCGCGCGCGTCGTGCCGAACCGCTCGGGCGTGCCGTGGCGGGTGTCCAAGCACACCGTCATGGACCTCGACGAGTGGCCCTACCCGAAGCAGCCGCTGGTGCCGCTGGCCGAGACCGTCCATGAGCGGATGTCGGTGGAGATCTTCCGCGGCTGCACCCGAGGCTGCCGCTTCTGCCAGGCGGGCATGATCACCCGCCCGGTGCGCGAGCGGTCGATCACCGGGATCGGCGAGATGGTCGAGAAGGGGCTGAAGGCCACCGGTTTCGAGGAGGTCGGCCTGCTGTCCCTCTCCTCCGCCGACCACACCGAGATCGGCGACGTCGCCAAGGGCCTCGCCGACCGGTACGAGAAGGACAAGATCGGCCTGTCCCTCCCGTCGACCCGGGTGGACGCCTTCAACATCGACCTCGCCAACGAGCTGACCCGCAACGGGCGCCGCTCGGGCCTCACCTTCGCCCCCGAGGGCGGCAGTGAGCGCATCCGTAAGGTCATCAACAAGATGGTCTCCGAAGAAGACCTCATCCGTACGGTGGCCACCGCGTACGGCAACGGCTGGCGGCAGGTGAAGCTGTACTTCATGTGCGGTCTGCCCACCGAGACCGACGACGATGTGCTGCAGATCGCCGACATGGCGACCAAGGTCATCGCCAAGGGCCGTGAGGTGTCCGGCAAGAACGACATCCGCTGCACCGTCTCGATCGGCGGTTTCGTCCCCAAGCCGCACACCCCCTTCCAGTGGGCCCCGCAGCTCAGCGCCGAGGAGACCGACGCCCGGCTGGAGAAGCTGCGCGAAAAGATCCGCGGCGACAAGAAGTACGGCCGCTCGATCGGCTTCCGGTACCACGACGGCAAGCCCGGCATCGTGGAGGGTCTGCTCTCGCGCGGCGACCGCCGGGTGGGCGCGGTCATCCGCGCCGTCTACGAGGACGGCGGCCGCTTCGACGGCTGGCGTGAACACTTCTCGTACGACCGGTGGATGGAGTGCGCCGAGCGGGCCCTGCCCCAGTTCGGCCTCGACCTCGACTGGTACACCACACGCGAGCGCACCTACGAGGAGGTCCTGCCCTGGGACCACCTCGACTCGGGCCTCGACAAGGACTGGCTGTGGGAGGACTGGCAGGACTCGCTCGACGAGACCGAGGTCGAGGACTGCCGCTGG
- a CDS encoding CYTH and CHAD domain-containing protein: MVDTKQEIERKYEATAEEAGPSGRPDLPGLPELTGAGPVATVVSRGVATLEATYYDTPGRRLLADGITLRHRTGGADEGWHLKLPVGPDTREELQAPLGVEVPAEMAALLRSRVRHDPLRPLAHLHTERDRKDLVDADGTVLAEVSVDRVTARRLAPEESEPVRWTEVEVELAEGRGHDQRLLDAVEGRLRDGGLHRADSPSKLAKALAETEKVAVAVETGGDGPGRSGKPAKSARQVEQAASAVRRPLGADDVVLDYVRRQIDALVRLDPAVRRDLPDAVHRMRVATRRLRSAFRSYRKVLDRTVTDPIGDELKWLAGELGVERDREVLTERLEGRLAELPDDLRLGPVRNRLDHWSQGRRDGARAAVLGALDSERYLTLLDTLDALAAAPPLRPAAAKPAEQVVVGAVLRDYERLATRMTTALETPPGPDRDVAVHQARKAAKRVRYAAETARPALGKPAKKFARRMQSVQDVLGDHQDSVVAREALRALATQAHGAGESDFTFGLLYGREEARAAARVRELPGLWADVSRKKHRAALEA, encoded by the coding sequence ATGGTGGACACGAAGCAGGAGATAGAACGCAAGTATGAGGCCACCGCCGAAGAAGCCGGTCCGTCCGGGCGGCCCGACCTGCCGGGTCTTCCCGAACTGACCGGGGCGGGTCCGGTCGCGACCGTGGTGAGCCGAGGTGTCGCGACCCTCGAGGCCACCTATTACGACACCCCCGGGCGAAGGCTGCTGGCCGACGGCATCACCTTGCGCCACCGCACCGGCGGCGCCGACGAGGGCTGGCATCTGAAGCTGCCCGTCGGCCCGGACACCCGGGAGGAGCTGCAGGCGCCGCTCGGCGTCGAGGTGCCGGCCGAGATGGCCGCGCTGCTGCGCTCGCGGGTCCGCCACGATCCGCTGCGCCCGCTCGCCCATCTGCACACCGAGCGGGACCGTAAGGATCTGGTGGACGCCGACGGCACCGTGCTCGCGGAGGTGTCCGTCGACCGCGTCACGGCCCGGCGGCTGGCGCCCGAGGAGAGCGAGCCGGTGCGGTGGACCGAGGTCGAGGTCGAGCTCGCCGAGGGCCGGGGCCACGATCAGCGGCTGCTCGACGCGGTCGAGGGGCGGCTGCGCGACGGCGGTCTGCACCGCGCCGACAGCCCCTCCAAGCTCGCCAAGGCCCTGGCCGAGACGGAGAAGGTCGCGGTCGCGGTCGAGACCGGCGGAGACGGGCCCGGCCGGTCCGGGAAGCCCGCGAAGAGCGCCCGTCAGGTCGAGCAGGCCGCGTCGGCGGTCCGGCGGCCGCTCGGCGCCGACGATGTCGTCCTGGACTACGTACGCCGTCAGATCGACGCCCTGGTGCGGCTCGACCCCGCCGTGCGCAGGGACCTGCCGGACGCGGTGCACCGGATGCGGGTCGCCACCCGCCGGCTGCGCAGCGCCTTCCGCTCCTACCGCAAGGTCCTGGACCGTACGGTGACCGATCCGATCGGCGACGAGCTGAAGTGGCTGGCCGGTGAGCTCGGCGTGGAACGCGACCGCGAGGTGCTCACCGAGCGGCTCGAAGGCCGTCTCGCCGAGCTGCCGGACGACCTCCGGCTCGGCCCGGTGCGGAACCGGCTGGACCACTGGTCGCAGGGGCGCCGCGACGGCGCCCGCGCGGCCGTCCTGGGCGCGCTGGACAGCGAGCGCTATCTCACGCTCCTGGACACCCTCGACGCCCTGGCGGCCGCTCCGCCGCTGCGCCCCGCCGCCGCCAAGCCGGCCGAGCAGGTGGTCGTGGGGGCCGTGCTGCGCGACTACGAGCGGCTCGCCACCCGTATGACCACCGCCCTGGAGACGCCCCCGGGGCCGGACCGCGACGTGGCCGTCCATCAGGCCCGTAAGGCCGCCAAGCGCGTCCGCTACGCCGCCGAGACGGCCCGGCCCGCGCTCGGCAAGCCCGCCAAGAAGTTCGCCCGCCGTATGCAGTCCGTACAGGACGTGCTCGGTGACCACCAGGACAGCGTCGTCGCGCGCGAGGCGCTGCGGGCGCTGGCCACCCAGGCCCACGGCGCGGGGGAGAGCGACTTCACCTTCGGGCTGCTGTACGGCAGGGAGGAGGCGCGGGCCGCCGCCCGCGTGCGTGAGCTGCCCGGCCTGTGGGCCGATGTCTCCCGTAAGAAGCACCGGGCGGCCCTGGAGGCGTAG
- the rodA gene encoding rod shape-determining protein RodA, with translation MARDSVVRRLDWVLLLTALALSAIGGALVYSATRNRTELNGGDPYSFLVRHALNTGIGLVLAIGTVWLGHRTLRGAVPVLYGLSVVLVLAVLTPLGSTINGAHAWIVVGGGFSLQPGEFAKITIILGMAMLLAARVDAGDRLNPDHRTVVQSLGLAALPIAIVLLMPDLGSVMVMAVIVLAVLLASGASNRWIAGLILTAVVGALLIWQLHVLDQYQIDRFAAFANPALDPAGVGYNTNQARIAIGSGGLTGKGLFHGTQTTGQFVPEQQTDFVFTVAGEELGFLGAGLIIVLLGVVLWRACRIARDTTELYGTVVAAGIIAWFAFQSFENIGMTLGIMPVAGLPLPFVSYGGTSMFAVWIAIGLLQSIRVQRPVSA, from the coding sequence ATGGCGCGCGACTCCGTCGTGCGCCGCCTCGACTGGGTGCTGCTGCTCACCGCGTTGGCCCTGTCCGCGATCGGCGGGGCGCTCGTCTACTCCGCCACCCGCAACCGCACCGAGCTGAACGGGGGCGACCCGTACTCCTTCCTGGTCCGGCACGCCCTCAACACCGGCATCGGGCTGGTGCTCGCCATCGGCACCGTCTGGCTGGGCCATCGCACCCTGCGCGGCGCGGTCCCGGTCCTCTACGGCCTGTCCGTCGTCCTCGTCCTCGCCGTGCTCACCCCGCTGGGCTCGACGATCAACGGGGCGCACGCGTGGATCGTGGTCGGCGGCGGATTCTCCCTGCAGCCGGGCGAGTTCGCCAAGATCACGATCATCCTGGGCATGGCGATGCTGCTGGCCGCGCGCGTGGACGCGGGTGACCGGCTCAACCCCGACCACCGGACCGTCGTCCAGTCGCTCGGCCTGGCCGCACTCCCCATCGCGATCGTGCTGCTGATGCCGGACCTCGGCTCGGTGATGGTCATGGCGGTGATCGTGCTCGCCGTGCTGCTCGCCTCCGGCGCGTCCAACCGCTGGATCGCCGGACTGATCCTCACGGCCGTGGTCGGCGCGCTGCTCATCTGGCAACTGCACGTCCTCGACCAGTACCAGATCGACCGCTTCGCCGCCTTCGCCAACCCCGCGCTCGACCCGGCCGGGGTCGGCTACAACACCAACCAGGCGCGGATCGCGATCGGCTCGGGCGGTCTCACCGGTAAGGGGCTCTTCCACGGCACCCAGACCACCGGTCAGTTCGTCCCCGAGCAGCAGACCGACTTCGTCTTCACGGTCGCGGGGGAGGAGCTCGGCTTCCTCGGCGCGGGCCTGATCATCGTGCTGCTGGGGGTCGTGCTGTGGCGCGCCTGCCGGATCGCGCGCGACACCACGGAGCTGTACGGGACCGTCGTCGCGGCGGGGATCATCGCCTGGTTCGCCTTCCAGTCGTTCGAGAACATCGGGATGACGCTGGGCATCATGCCGGTGGCCGGTCTGCCGCTGCCGTTCGTCTCCTACGGCGGAACCTCGATGTTCGCCGTATGGATCGCGATCGGGCTGCTGCAGTCCATCCGAGTGCAGAGGCCCGTCTCCGCTTAG
- the mrdA gene encoding penicillin-binding protein 2, producing the protein MSNIPETGRTSRVTIRLVGLQILVFSLLLTLGGRLWYLQIRNGDEYTAEAANNHVQQVVHPAVRGSILDARGVPLADNETRLVVSASRTELMKMPDDGKAALTRLADVLGMKPKDVMDKVRLCDAKTPQPCWNGSPYQPIPITDEASAKQALQIREREEDFPGISAEPTAVRRYAAPAGSNAAQVLGYLSPVTDEQVKEAEHTKSPLLRSDQVGSNGLERQYDSELRGKAGVTRYEVDNLGRVIGQRESQRARPGGNVVTSIDSRVQSVAEKELEQAMRDARKQHDRNTGTNYKADSGAVVVMEAKTGRVVAMASNPSYDPNAWVGGISGKDYKQLTGKKSNYPLLNRAIQGQAAPGSIFKVVPTTAAINAGYSFNGPYPCTSSFNIGSQVFKNFESENYGGISLGRALEVSCDTVFYHLAYEQWKKDGGNKPKKKPGDWFYRTAHQFGLGKETGIDLPNEVTGRVPDRQWKKDYWKANKDAWCKTGKKDGSYGQRIAYENCLEGMKMRAGDSVNYSIGQGDTLVTPIQMATIYSAISNGGTLYNPTVGKAIVSPDGKDVQEIKPESHGKLPMKGQTREKIDSALAGVATRGTAAWRFQGWPQDKIPMHAKTGTAEVYGKQTTSWFATYTKDYSIVMTISQGGTGSGASGPAVRKIYNALYGVDAKGGIDKKKALLPQPQANLPKISSDGSIEPQPLGKRFEAASRERRRGANS; encoded by the coding sequence ATGAGTAATATCCCCGAGACCGGACGGACCTCCCGGGTCACCATCCGGCTCGTCGGCCTCCAGATCCTGGTCTTCTCGCTGCTGCTGACCCTCGGCGGGCGCCTGTGGTACCTGCAGATCCGCAACGGCGACGAGTACACCGCCGAAGCCGCCAACAACCACGTCCAGCAGGTCGTCCACCCCGCCGTGCGCGGCTCCATACTGGACGCCCGCGGTGTGCCGCTCGCCGACAACGAGACCCGTCTGGTCGTCTCCGCCAGCCGCACCGAGCTGATGAAGATGCCGGACGACGGCAAGGCCGCCCTCACCCGCCTGGCCGATGTCCTGGGCATGAAGCCCAAGGACGTCATGGACAAGGTCCGGCTGTGCGACGCCAAGACCCCGCAGCCCTGCTGGAACGGTTCCCCGTACCAGCCCATCCCGATCACGGACGAGGCCAGCGCCAAGCAGGCGCTGCAGATCCGCGAGCGCGAAGAGGACTTCCCCGGCATCAGTGCCGAGCCCACCGCCGTGCGCCGCTACGCCGCTCCCGCCGGTTCCAACGCCGCCCAGGTGCTCGGCTATCTCTCCCCGGTCACCGATGAGCAGGTGAAGGAGGCCGAGCACACCAAGTCGCCCCTGCTCCGCTCGGACCAGGTCGGCAGCAACGGCCTCGAGCGCCAGTACGACAGCGAGCTGCGCGGCAAGGCCGGGGTGACCCGCTATGAGGTCGACAACCTCGGCCGCGTCATCGGTCAGCGGGAGAGCCAGCGGGCCCGTCCCGGCGGCAACGTCGTCACCAGCATCGACTCGCGCGTCCAATCGGTCGCGGAGAAGGAGCTGGAGCAGGCGATGCGGGACGCCCGCAAGCAGCACGACCGGAACACCGGCACCAACTACAAGGCGGACTCCGGCGCGGTCGTGGTCATGGAGGCCAAGACCGGCCGGGTGGTGGCCATGGCGTCCAACCCGTCGTACGACCCCAACGCCTGGGTCGGCGGCATCTCCGGCAAGGACTACAAGCAGCTCACCGGCAAGAAGTCCAACTACCCGCTGCTCAACCGGGCGATCCAGGGCCAGGCGGCCCCCGGTTCGATCTTCAAGGTCGTCCCGACGACCGCCGCGATCAACGCCGGGTACTCCTTCAACGGGCCGTATCCCTGCACCAGCTCGTTCAACATCGGCAGCCAGGTCTTCAAGAACTTCGAGTCCGAGAACTACGGCGGGATCAGCCTCGGCCGCGCGCTGGAGGTCTCCTGCGACACCGTCTTCTACCACCTCGCCTACGAGCAGTGGAAGAAGGACGGCGGCAACAAGCCCAAGAAGAAGCCGGGGGACTGGTTCTACCGGACCGCCCACCAGTTCGGCCTCGGTAAGGAGACCGGCATCGACCTCCCCAACGAGGTCACCGGCCGGGTCCCGGACCGCCAGTGGAAGAAGGACTACTGGAAGGCCAACAAGGACGCCTGGTGCAAGACCGGCAAGAAGGACGGAAGCTACGGCCAGCGGATCGCCTACGAGAACTGCCTCGAGGGCATGAAGATGCGCGCCGGTGACTCCGTGAACTACTCCATCGGCCAGGGCGACACCCTCGTCACCCCGATCCAGATGGCCACCATCTACTCGGCCATCAGCAACGGCGGAACGCTCTACAACCCGACCGTCGGCAAGGCGATCGTCAGCCCCGACGGCAAGGACGTCCAGGAGATCAAGCCGGAGTCGCACGGCAAGCTGCCGATGAAGGGCCAGACCCGCGAGAAGATCGACAGCGCGCTCGCGGGCGTCGCCACCCGGGGCACCGCCGCCTGGCGGTTCCAGGGCTGGCCGCAGGACAAGATCCCGATGCACGCCAAGACCGGTACCGCGGAGGTCTACGGCAAGCAGACCACCTCGTGGTTCGCGACGTACACCAAGGACTACTCGATCGTCATGACGATCTCCCAGGGCGGTACCGGCTCCGGGGCCTCCGGCCCGGCGGTACGCAAGATCTACAACGCGCTGTACGGGGTCGACGCCAAGGGCGGCATCGACAAGAAGAAGGCGCTGCTGCCCCAGCCGCAGGCCAACCTGCCGAAGATCTCCTCGGACGGCTCCATCGAGCCCCAGCCCCTGGGCAAGCGGTTCGAGGCGGCTTCGCGTGAGCGGCGGCGGGGAGCGAATTCGTGA
- the mreD gene encoding rod shape-determining protein MreD — translation MHLNRIVLSTCLVVFALVVQICVLARLQLPGAVPDLLLLVVLGLALVYGHTGGALIGFAAGLLADLAPPADHAAGRYALVLCVIGYLAGLAKPESGQLRSATGPMLVVVAAAIGATLLYAGVGILVGDDAARQVGLGKLLFTAALYDLLLAPFTVPLIMGLARRSENDPMADSAGGGGESPSRWISTAGGVSTGRVGRMSRLKRPGRAARIGSQRGGLLARTGKNRTARIKGVKRL, via the coding sequence CTGCACCTCAACCGGATCGTCCTGTCGACCTGCCTGGTGGTCTTCGCCCTCGTCGTCCAGATCTGTGTGCTGGCCCGGCTCCAACTGCCCGGCGCCGTCCCGGACCTGCTGCTCCTCGTCGTGCTCGGCCTCGCGCTCGTCTACGGCCACACCGGCGGTGCGCTCATCGGCTTCGCCGCGGGGCTGCTCGCCGACCTCGCCCCGCCCGCCGACCACGCCGCCGGCCGCTATGCCCTGGTGCTGTGTGTCATCGGCTATCTGGCGGGGCTCGCCAAGCCGGAGTCCGGCCAGCTCAGGTCGGCCACCGGGCCGATGCTGGTGGTCGTGGCGGCGGCCATCGGCGCCACGCTGCTCTACGCCGGGGTCGGCATCCTCGTCGGCGACGACGCGGCCCGTCAGGTGGGCCTGGGCAAGCTGCTGTTCACCGCGGCCCTCTACGACCTGCTGCTGGCACCCTTCACGGTGCCGCTGATCATGGGGCTGGCCAGACGGAGTGAGAACGATCCGATGGCCGACAGCGCGGGCGGCGGCGGTGAGAGCCCGTCCCGCTGGATCAGCACGGCGGGCGGCGTCAGCACCGGCCGGGTCGGCCGGATGAGCCGGCTCAAGCGTCCGGGCCGGGCGGCCCGGATCGGCAGCCAGCGCGGCGGGCTGCTGGCCCGCACCGGGAAGAACAGGACGGCACGCATCAAGGGGGTCAAGCGCCTGTGA
- the mreC gene encoding rod shape-determining protein MreC, whose product MRDTRESRLLLVLLVAIAFALITVDIRGGEDSPLDGARQAAASVFGPVEDGVATAVDPVGNAVAAVRESGDRHDRVRRLEEENTKLKQKLGNDSRNRARSAELDKLLKTAGAGQYGIKGAQVIGIGAAQGFSWTVTLDIGSNDGVRRDMTVINGDGLVGRVTTVGSSTATVLLAIDPDFTVGTRMEGSGELGFATGRGDRSLHVQLLNGKARIKPGDRMVTFGSQADKPFVPGVPVGKVVRVDPTGGDLTRTLQVRPYVRFSKLDIVGVVVQPPRGNPRDTVLPPKPAKPKPTPTVTVTANPSATATSPAANRS is encoded by the coding sequence GTGAGGGACACACGAGAGAGCCGGCTGCTCCTGGTGCTGCTGGTCGCCATCGCGTTCGCGCTGATCACGGTGGATATCCGCGGCGGCGAGGACTCACCCCTCGACGGCGCCCGTCAGGCCGCCGCTTCCGTCTTCGGGCCTGTGGAGGACGGCGTCGCGACCGCCGTCGACCCGGTCGGCAACGCCGTCGCGGCCGTACGGGAATCCGGTGACCGGCACGACCGGGTCCGCCGCCTGGAGGAAGAGAACACCAAACTCAAGCAAAAGCTCGGCAACGACTCCCGTAACCGCGCCCGCTCGGCCGAGCTCGACAAGCTGCTCAAGACCGCGGGCGCCGGTCAATACGGCATCAAGGGCGCCCAGGTCATCGGCATCGGCGCCGCCCAGGGCTTCTCCTGGACCGTCACCCTCGACATCGGCAGCAACGACGGCGTCCGCCGCGACATGACCGTCATCAACGGCGACGGGCTGGTCGGCCGGGTCACCACCGTCGGCTCCTCGACGGCGACCGTGCTGCTCGCCATCGACCCGGACTTCACCGTCGGCACCCGTATGGAGGGGTCGGGCGAGCTCGGCTTCGCCACCGGGCGCGGCGACCGCTCGCTCCATGTGCAGCTCCTCAACGGCAAGGCCCGGATCAAGCCGGGCGACCGGATGGTCACCTTCGGCTCCCAGGCGGACAAGCCGTTCGTCCCCGGAGTCCCGGTCGGCAAGGTCGTGCGCGTCGACCCCACCGGAGGGGATCTCACCCGCACGCTTCAAGTGCGCCCGTACGTGCGGTTCAGCAAGCTGGACATCGTCGGGGTCGTCGTCCAGCCGCCGCGCGGCAACCCGCGTGACACCGTGCTGCCGCCCAAGCCCGCGAAGCCCAAGCCGACGCCCACGGTCACCGTCACGGCCAACCCCTCCGCCACCGCCACGAGCCCGGCCGCCAACAGGAGCTGA